A single window of Candidatus Flexicrinis affinis DNA harbors:
- a CDS encoding sugar ABC transporter permease, with the protein MNAFLNEMRFNFWPYLFVAPALILLGAFLIYPAAYAFQMSFYDWQLIGDSEFVGLDNYIRFLELPNVQTAISNTLKYTLLNVPGTLFASLFVAILLNQEIRGRAWFRVLFYLPVISSDVAVSLLWKWIYWAGERGLLNNVIGLVGIAPQDWLGNPNLAMPMVVLLTIWKGMGTTMLIFLAGLQSIPRDLYESAEIDGASAWGRFRFVTWPLLRPVTLVVMLLLTISSLQVFTPIFVMTGGGPANHTLTIAFYIYNMAFRNGLYGFASAISYLLFGFILVLTIVQRRYFRDVSF; encoded by the coding sequence ATGAACGCCTTTCTGAATGAGATGCGGTTCAATTTCTGGCCTTATCTTTTCGTAGCCCCTGCCCTGATCTTATTAGGGGCGTTCCTGATCTATCCCGCTGCGTACGCGTTTCAGATGAGCTTCTATGACTGGCAGCTGATCGGAGACTCGGAGTTCGTAGGCCTCGACAACTACATCCGCTTTTTGGAGCTGCCAAACGTCCAGACAGCCATCTCCAATACCCTAAAGTACACACTCCTCAACGTGCCCGGCACGCTATTCGCATCGCTGTTCGTCGCCATATTATTGAATCAAGAAATCCGGGGTCGCGCATGGTTTCGAGTGTTGTTCTATTTACCGGTGATTTCGTCCGATGTGGCCGTATCGCTGCTCTGGAAATGGATTTATTGGGCTGGCGAACGAGGACTTCTGAACAATGTCATTGGTCTGGTGGGAATAGCGCCACAAGACTGGCTAGGAAATCCCAACCTCGCGATGCCGATGGTCGTCCTGCTCACCATCTGGAAGGGGATGGGTACGACCATGCTTATTTTCCTTGCTGGGCTTCAGTCGATCCCTCGCGATCTCTATGAGTCTGCTGAGATCGACGGCGCAAGTGCTTGGGGACGGTTCCGGTTTGTCACTTGGCCTCTGCTCCGTCCGGTCACGCTCGTGGTAATGCTGCTGCTGACCATCAGCTCGCTCCAAGTGTTCACCCCAATCTTCGTTATGACGGGGGGCGGCCCCGCTAATCACACGCTGACCATTGCTTTCTATATCTACAACATGGCGTTCCGTAACGGTCTATATGGATTCGCTTCGGCGATCAGCTACTTGCTCTTTGGATTTATTCTCGTTCTCACGATTGTCCAGCGACGATACTTCCGCGATGTGTCTTTCTAG
- a CDS encoding carbohydrate ABC transporter permease, with protein sequence MGPAIARDKRGSNSQKRVVYALLIFGAVVASFPFFWMLVTAFKTPEQVLAVPMRWIPDPITTENFETAFRRFDFVRYFLNTLFIAASVTGLSVVICSLAGYAFAKKRFWGRDIIFNILLATLTIPGAVLMVPLFQVILNLGWINSFVGIIIPFCVSVTNIFLMRQYISTIPSELEEAARIDGASEIGIWWRIILPLSKPAIATVAIFSFVGAWDGFLWPLIVLKQKEMWTLNVALGLLQSEFIAAEGSPWGVMMAGSILVILPLIGVFLSLQRYFLSGLTIGAVKG encoded by the coding sequence ATGGGGCCTGCAATCGCACGCGACAAGCGGGGCAGCAATTCGCAAAAGCGTGTCGTCTATGCCCTGCTCATCTTTGGCGCAGTAGTAGCGTCGTTCCCATTCTTCTGGATGCTCGTCACTGCCTTCAAGACTCCAGAACAAGTGTTGGCTGTTCCCATGCGTTGGATTCCAGATCCAATCACCACGGAGAACTTCGAGACGGCATTCCGACGGTTTGACTTCGTCCGCTACTTCCTGAACACACTGTTCATTGCCGCTAGTGTCACAGGATTGAGCGTGGTCATCTGCTCGTTAGCCGGGTATGCGTTTGCAAAGAAACGATTTTGGGGCCGCGACATCATCTTCAACATCCTGCTTGCTACGCTCACCATACCGGGAGCGGTACTCATGGTCCCGTTGTTTCAGGTGATTCTGAATCTGGGCTGGATCAATAGTTTCGTCGGCATAATCATTCCGTTCTGCGTAAGCGTCACCAACATCTTCTTGATGCGTCAATACATCAGCACGATTCCATCCGAGCTTGAAGAAGCAGCACGAATCGATGGTGCTTCGGAGATCGGCATTTGGTGGCGTATTATTCTCCCATTGAGCAAGCCAGCCATCGCTACCGTTGCCATCTTTAGCTTTGTGGGAGCATGGGACGGCTTCCTGTGGCCGTTGATCGTGTTGAAGCAGAAAGAAATGTGGACCTTGAACGTCGCCCTCGGATTGTTGCAGTCCGAGTTCATCGCGGCGGAGGGTTCTCCGTGGGGTGTCATGATGGCGGGTAGTATTCTGGTGATTTTGCCGCTTATCGGCGTCTTTCTGTCCCTACAGCGCTATTTCCTCAGCGGGCTTACGATTGGCGCTGTTAAAGGATGA
- a CDS encoding HU family DNA-binding protein: MSLNKKSMVREIGRRTRLTNRDVQAVIETLIDVWTEELVSGGRIELENFMVMTTHPAIKRVRVRISDTLRRRVQM, translated from the coding sequence ATGAGCCTGAACAAGAAATCGATGGTCCGTGAGATCGGCCGGCGAACGCGTTTGACCAATCGCGACGTGCAGGCGGTCATCGAGACGCTGATCGACGTGTGGACCGAGGAACTGGTCAGCGGCGGCCGGATCGAGCTAGAGAATTTCATGGTGATGACTACACATCCGGCAATCAAGCGCGTGCGGGTGAGAATCAGCGACACCCTGCGCCGCCGGGTTCAGATGTGA
- a CDS encoding type IV secretory system conjugative DNA transfer family protein — protein MIYWLFTGGRDLVSGLLWPLLCLTPVLLVITASGLGAGIRRSSDDHARRPAMARALLVLVYGVTLLTVASLFLVLVGDQAVRRGVSSANNLVTSIVGAPGGINSARLFLFAALLVFTLLFTGIGVHSLLRDGGWLRERMDWLRSPRVRRGALGSARFCTLRQYRRFRRPDGEGLTLLGAFWGEQKRRLDAGTGRLCLGGEDIARGLLTLGGPGSGKTQGIILPAIADRMLAGHSLVIADPQGELKAHILRYAAVTRHLVVVHDPTSASGPRYNLAEGIDNVSDARSISDVLVPTVLGDNRFWTDSAAALLAACLIRFNTLGAIYSAMRDVKALAKTLTSRKDDAALLANGFAASVGTDGKVAANIIATLATALTGWASADVRANTSTSDFDAALIVERPTVVVLTCPGRMRAVYASYLGATLRKLMLDLDTIGEQNKGPLPVPVGVILDEFPTLGKLDSLVADVNLVRKRRISILIGAQTKGQFELIYGREGTQALLTGLATQVIYGGCDADTAEFYSRASGTATTDANTDDPDSLLRQRPLLTVDEVITPQVGNCTIFARYVEAGFATQVILNARLTRFYEREDWKRRLRGAGDDALLLERGIERVRRTPAAELEDSVTMEDEEQPSTIEIAARQVLAETDMGDEAKLKQGRLL, from the coding sequence GTGATCTACTGGTTATTCACCGGTGGGCGTGACCTCGTGTCCGGATTGCTGTGGCCGCTGCTGTGCCTGACGCCGGTCCTGCTTGTCATCACGGCGTCCGGACTTGGCGCAGGCATCCGCCGAAGCAGCGACGATCACGCACGGCGCCCCGCCATGGCACGTGCCCTGCTCGTTCTCGTTTATGGCGTCACACTGCTCACGGTCGCGTCGCTGTTTCTGGTTCTGGTCGGCGATCAGGCGGTCCGCCGCGGTGTATCCAGCGCCAACAACCTCGTCACGTCAATCGTCGGCGCGCCGGGCGGCATCAACAGCGCGCGTCTTTTCCTGTTCGCAGCGCTGCTTGTATTCACCCTGCTGTTCACGGGGATCGGCGTGCACAGCCTGCTGCGTGACGGCGGCTGGCTGCGCGAGCGCATGGACTGGCTGAGGTCGCCGCGTGTCAGGCGCGGCGCGCTCGGATCGGCGCGTTTCTGCACCCTGCGCCAGTATCGCCGCTTCCGCCGTCCAGACGGCGAAGGACTGACGCTGCTCGGCGCATTCTGGGGCGAGCAAAAGCGACGGCTGGACGCTGGGACGGGGCGTTTGTGTTTGGGTGGCGAAGACATCGCGCGCGGACTGCTGACGCTCGGCGGACCGGGATCCGGCAAGACGCAGGGCATCATCCTTCCCGCCATTGCCGACCGCATGCTGGCCGGCCACTCGCTGGTGATCGCCGATCCGCAAGGCGAGCTGAAGGCGCACATTCTCAGATACGCCGCCGTCACGCGCCATCTGGTGGTCGTCCACGATCCGACCAGCGCGTCCGGCCCGCGTTACAACCTCGCCGAAGGCATCGACAACGTCTCCGACGCGCGGTCGATCTCGGACGTGCTGGTGCCGACCGTGCTGGGCGACAACCGGTTCTGGACCGACAGCGCGGCCGCCCTGCTGGCCGCCTGCCTGATCCGGTTCAACACGCTGGGCGCGATCTACAGCGCGATGCGGGACGTCAAGGCGCTGGCGAAAACGCTGACGTCGCGGAAGGACGACGCCGCGCTGCTGGCCAACGGCTTCGCCGCGTCGGTCGGGACGGACGGCAAGGTCGCGGCCAACATCATCGCCACGCTGGCAACGGCGCTGACCGGCTGGGCGTCCGCCGACGTCCGCGCCAATACATCGACGTCGGATTTCGACGCCGCGCTGATCGTCGAACGGCCGACCGTGGTCGTGCTGACCTGCCCGGGCCGGATGCGCGCGGTGTATGCCTCGTATCTGGGCGCGACGCTGCGCAAGCTGATGCTCGACCTCGACACGATCGGCGAGCAGAACAAAGGCCCGCTGCCGGTGCCGGTCGGCGTGATCCTCGACGAGTTCCCGACGCTCGGCAAGCTCGACAGTCTGGTGGCGGATGTCAACCTCGTCCGCAAGCGGCGCATCTCGATCCTGATCGGCGCGCAGACCAAGGGGCAGTTCGAGCTGATCTACGGTCGCGAAGGCACGCAGGCGCTGCTCACCGGGCTGGCGACGCAGGTGATCTACGGCGGCTGCGACGCCGACACCGCGGAGTTCTACAGCAGGGCCAGCGGCACGGCGACCACCGACGCCAACACCGACGACCCGGACAGCCTCCTGCGCCAGCGTCCGCTGCTGACTGTCGACGAAGTGATCACGCCGCAGGTCGGCAACTGCACGATTTTCGCGCGCTACGTCGAGGCCGGATTCGCCACGCAGGTGATCCTGAACGCTCGGCTGACGCGCTTCTACGAGCGCGAGGACTGGAAGCGGCGGCTGCGCGGGGCGGGTGACGATGCGCTGCTGCTGGAACGCGGCATCGAACGCGTCCGGCGAACGCCGGCAGCCGAGCTCGAGGACTCGGTTACGATGGAGGACGAAGAGCAGCCGTCGACGATCGAGATTGCCGCGCGGCAGGTGCTGGCCGAGACCGACATGGGTGACGAAGCGAAGCTGAAACAGGGGAGACTGCTATGA
- a CDS encoding RHS repeat-associated core domain-containing protein — protein MPSYSLHEDGPFGSGNYAEKTVTLPAPVESLANTVTSVTFTAWTSSGTGSAQVQALGTTAANRNFMVSAYPQTLSATYVGKEALDALSVRVSGSGINIKISGITVNYTRTNQISAHTSHVGVANKDGAADSQSTPCSVSLQHGEKRETVVDIAMDTAYRPLTLTRYYRQFFQDRLNYMGLGWSHNHNVKLTTPSSGVVQIQFGDGGVITLRETATGGQYYRGDPGLQAELFWNSPPVAGISYILTHVDGSKYYFDISKLIKIDFPDGTEWTYTYQSDSGQHDFGLLRKVEDNHGKQLNFRYYDNSGNFKHKKLWRVGDHGAAGLAGTSPTGRYVEFSYTKQPVTDKPLLTSVRDLNGQTWTYEYSDNVDYKGTTLSPLFKVETPHVAASSTGYDSTKGIVIKRLEYGWTGSGSNKRIASVNQKLGKEGSSENYQREEQYTFNNDGLYYDTYVSVAGKTTQHKYELGAYVGAFDANGKSVKQTLDGHYRPISVSDGNDNVTSLSWTSSGDFLANVQDAENAITDYEYENGSSVTGRLTKTTDAVGRETIYVYDPSNSSRLPNIIRRKQNGVIFSEIHRIYHANFDKVEHELEFDPAAIPSEGLGWKSNPDNHTSPAPIRRVDYTYIGSGYNTQMLASIVNVDLVGADDQSTSYTYDNYGRVIKTVRSSLFGSCLVSETYYDDAGNVTATVCGHSSLDLGTTYAQLDSVYDPNDPDKHRVTKYAYDPLGRRIEERTDVGSPFEQKHYTAYDALDRVTRTIRNVKPSTTSWLDAAQWVWDATQSRWETATGTAISHGTRNDENLIEDFEYNELGQIRLKRDTLGNVTLYGYDNVARVDKVIESVSKPNFFITGNSVEDPPEEPAPTLQERLTLSSYLASADPDKDIITKLKYDGAGNRISLRRFTDTDPIETTIDTTYDKMNRVLTETVNLAEGADKALPDQHVRTRYEYDGVGRRIVHEQMVENRPYSATENTNVWRTTLFGYSSRNEQVRSYASASDRLYFDTVTTDPTLANYVESGLPDQDLLTRRWYEEHSWVSSERDAIGNRTWYRYDGLGRVIKKIVNAVGTATDMSANDPRSDSYVPSSAPDQDIITRTYYNADGRPQRVQQLLDTANPNAHWTLYDYDAGGRVKRVIKNASRADYYGTDAWSDLSGYTPATFSADSDKDLASTYTYDGKGRLIQVLDERSDNVTYTVYDQLDRTVMTVQNYVASGSTTPAAWVWSAANSRWENGSGAAIDHGTRKDQNLIAQTAYDRLGRVTSVRDATGALRVHELDRLGRTVKVIENYVDGVYSSSQPDEDRITVNVYDKAGNLLSVTDPRGVVTKYEYDKLGRAVQTIAGYGSGFATTTYTCYNKAGEVLRTIANYVPGGNPVQDEWVSQGVWLFNPTDHGTDNDVNLITAFGYDRAGRQTSVVNPAGDTVQYAYDKAGRMLTETDPLGAEKALRYDALGRPILAVENYIPMSPDMPDPQPWIWSSANSRWEDGSGTAIVHGTALDANVIGAMSYDKAGNLLSRRDPRGNLTTYEYDRLNRRTKATDPAGEQWTTAYGLPSGSTGITAVVNAYPGLNAANTAYSVTRETDRSGRLIGIDYGDPASTPKVELAYNLAGRRTSVIERTTGGTILRKTDYTYDKAQRLKTAVFDTNDDGTPDTTVTYVYDGGGYLTQMLPGIVSGSIDYTYDGKGRIAGINDVNGQSSSFLYTNVDRLSVARWNAGTGRDEQLFKSEMAYDPAGRVTTIHHHRLIWGNTQETLARFDYTVDARGNRTQAVEQRQPSGGGSLQPQTHVYTYDGVERVTGATTYPNATPTGTPIRTFAYAYDLAGNRTSAALNGTPTNYSYNNRNQLTSDGTHTFGYDKNGNRISDGTLSTIWDRAGRMLSHDGHGYAYDGEGRRIAQTAGGSTTRYVLDVQRGLPAVIGAKTGSDVTHYMHGPLGMFAQRNPDSSWDWMLHDGLGSVRGVFDGTLQSAAEYDPFGEPIVAPVGTAYGFTGELTDGNGLVYLRARYLAPGLGTFASRDPWRGTASAPRTWNGYAWVEGNVVNRVDPGGMQSIGFAPYSGSEPDVVYTVNTASGGSSCGNQSSVPVRTKESKLAERVSQGFARTRGTFVPFQDPGKLPSREQCPMSALYSYGPCKDFSVFDMVGGGSVSGGVFDDVIGDVINVIRVAFGAFEAAEASSEQDRSSAQESAVERIARVQISQVAPEERNDCGEYESPEWEAEKNRRKALQDAACGDALESCRQQNLVKLRDSSGNVLEASVMEWAQRYITCGERRRDVDKCYPEPDEGHMDAIRDLNGGLEICYNAIDLIRNKKDPTKAKSWKELLR, from the coding sequence ATGCCCAGCTACTCGCTTCACGAAGACGGACCGTTCGGCAGCGGAAACTATGCCGAAAAGACGGTAACACTTCCAGCCCCTGTCGAGTCCCTTGCTAATACTGTGACCTCGGTAACGTTTACGGCTTGGACATCGTCGGGAACCGGATCGGCGCAGGTCCAAGCGCTTGGGACAACGGCGGCTAATCGCAACTTCATGGTCTCTGCTTATCCGCAGACGCTGAGCGCGACTTATGTCGGCAAAGAAGCGCTTGACGCGTTGAGTGTTCGCGTGTCGGGTTCAGGAATCAACATCAAGATTTCCGGAATCACGGTCAATTACACGCGGACCAACCAGATTTCGGCGCACACGTCGCATGTCGGCGTTGCCAACAAAGACGGGGCGGCTGATTCGCAGTCGACACCCTGCTCGGTCAGCCTGCAGCACGGCGAGAAGCGCGAGACGGTGGTCGACATCGCCATGGACACCGCCTACCGGCCGCTGACGTTGACGCGCTACTACCGCCAATTCTTCCAGGACCGCCTCAACTACATGGGACTGGGGTGGTCGCACAACCACAACGTCAAGCTGACGACGCCGAGCTCCGGCGTGGTTCAGATTCAGTTCGGGGACGGCGGCGTCATCACGCTGCGGGAAACCGCCACCGGCGGACAGTACTACCGCGGAGACCCCGGCCTTCAGGCCGAATTGTTTTGGAACTCGCCCCCAGTGGCCGGCATTTCGTACATCTTGACCCATGTCGACGGTTCGAAGTACTACTTCGATATCAGCAAGCTGATCAAGATCGACTTTCCGGACGGGACCGAGTGGACCTACACCTATCAATCCGATTCCGGACAGCACGACTTCGGACTGCTCAGGAAAGTGGAAGACAACCACGGCAAGCAGCTCAATTTCCGCTACTACGACAACTCCGGCAACTTCAAGCACAAGAAGCTGTGGCGCGTCGGCGACCATGGCGCCGCTGGTCTGGCCGGCACGTCACCGACCGGCCGCTATGTCGAGTTCAGCTATACCAAGCAGCCGGTGACCGACAAGCCGCTGCTGACGTCGGTGCGCGACCTCAACGGGCAGACGTGGACCTACGAGTATTCGGACAACGTCGACTACAAAGGCACGACGCTGTCGCCGCTGTTCAAAGTGGAGACGCCGCATGTCGCGGCGAGCAGCACCGGGTACGACTCGACCAAGGGTATCGTCATCAAGCGCCTCGAGTACGGCTGGACGGGGAGCGGCAGCAACAAGCGGATCGCGTCGGTCAATCAAAAGCTCGGTAAGGAAGGCAGCAGCGAGAACTACCAGCGCGAAGAGCAGTACACGTTCAACAACGACGGGCTGTACTACGACACGTACGTCTCGGTGGCCGGGAAGACGACTCAGCACAAGTATGAGCTGGGCGCGTATGTCGGCGCGTTCGACGCCAACGGGAAGTCGGTCAAGCAGACGCTGGACGGCCATTACCGGCCGATCTCGGTGTCGGACGGCAATGACAACGTCACGTCGCTGTCGTGGACGTCGAGCGGGGACTTCCTCGCCAACGTGCAGGACGCCGAAAACGCCATCACCGATTACGAGTACGAGAACGGCAGCTCGGTCACCGGGCGGCTGACGAAGACGACCGATGCGGTCGGGCGAGAGACGATCTACGTCTACGACCCGTCGAACAGCTCGCGTCTACCGAACATCATCCGGCGCAAGCAGAACGGCGTGATCTTCAGCGAGATCCACCGCATCTACCATGCCAATTTCGACAAGGTTGAGCACGAACTCGAGTTCGACCCGGCCGCGATACCCAGTGAAGGGCTCGGATGGAAATCAAACCCCGACAACCACACGTCGCCCGCACCCATCCGGCGAGTGGACTACACGTATATCGGCAGCGGCTACAACACGCAGATGCTTGCGAGTATCGTGAACGTCGACCTGGTCGGGGCGGACGATCAGTCGACGTCCTATACGTATGACAACTACGGCCGCGTCATCAAGACGGTCCGGTCGAGCCTGTTCGGATCGTGCCTGGTGTCGGAGACGTATTATGACGACGCCGGCAACGTGACGGCGACGGTGTGCGGGCACTCTTCGCTAGACTTAGGCACGACCTACGCTCAACTCGACAGCGTTTACGACCCGAACGACCCGGACAAGCACCGGGTGACCAAGTACGCGTACGATCCGCTCGGGCGGCGCATCGAGGAACGCACTGACGTCGGCTCGCCGTTCGAGCAGAAGCACTACACGGCCTACGATGCGCTCGACCGCGTGACGCGCACGATCCGCAACGTCAAGCCGAGCACGACCTCCTGGCTGGACGCCGCCCAGTGGGTTTGGGACGCAACCCAGAGCCGCTGGGAAACGGCGACGGGCACGGCGATCAGCCACGGGACGCGCAACGACGAGAACCTCATCGAGGACTTCGAGTACAACGAACTCGGACAAATCCGGCTGAAGCGCGACACGCTCGGCAACGTGACGTTGTACGGGTACGATAACGTCGCCCGCGTCGATAAGGTCATTGAGAGCGTCAGCAAGCCGAACTTCTTCATTACCGGCAATTCGGTAGAGGATCCACCTGAAGAACCAGCGCCGACACTTCAAGAACGCTTGACCTTGTCTTCCTATCTGGCGAGCGCCGATCCGGACAAGGACATCATCACTAAACTCAAGTACGACGGCGCGGGCAACCGCATCTCCCTGCGGCGCTTCACCGACACCGACCCGATCGAGACTACGATCGACACGACGTACGACAAGATGAACCGCGTCCTGACGGAGACCGTCAACCTGGCCGAAGGCGCCGACAAGGCGCTGCCGGACCAGCATGTGCGCACGCGCTACGAGTACGACGGTGTCGGCCGCCGAATCGTGCACGAGCAGATGGTCGAGAACCGGCCCTACAGCGCGACCGAGAACACCAACGTGTGGCGCACCACCTTGTTCGGCTACAGCAGCCGCAACGAGCAGGTACGCAGCTATGCCAGCGCCAGCGATCGCCTGTATTTCGACACGGTGACGACCGACCCGACGCTCGCGAATTACGTCGAGAGCGGGCTGCCCGATCAGGACCTGCTCACGCGGCGCTGGTACGAGGAACACAGCTGGGTGAGCAGCGAGCGGGACGCCATCGGCAACCGGACGTGGTACCGTTACGACGGCCTCGGGCGCGTGATCAAGAAGATCGTCAACGCGGTTGGCACCGCAACCGACATGAGCGCCAACGACCCGCGCAGCGACAGCTACGTCCCGAGCAGCGCGCCGGACCAGGACATCATCACCCGCACCTACTACAACGCGGACGGCCGGCCGCAGCGCGTCCAGCAGCTGCTGGACACCGCCAACCCGAACGCCCACTGGACGCTCTACGACTACGACGCCGGCGGGCGCGTCAAGCGCGTCATCAAGAACGCCAGCCGCGCCGACTACTACGGCACCGACGCGTGGTCGGACCTGAGCGGATACACGCCGGCGACGTTCTCTGCGGACAGCGACAAGGACCTCGCCAGCACCTACACCTACGACGGCAAGGGCCGGCTGATTCAGGTGCTGGACGAGCGCTCGGACAACGTGACGTACACGGTTTACGACCAGTTGGACCGGACGGTCATGACGGTGCAGAACTACGTCGCGTCCGGGTCGACCACGCCCGCCGCGTGGGTGTGGAGCGCGGCCAACAGCCGCTGGGAGAACGGGAGCGGCGCCGCCATCGACCACGGCACGCGCAAGGACCAGAACCTGATCGCGCAGACGGCCTACGACCGGCTCGGGCGGGTGACGTCGGTGCGCGACGCGACCGGCGCGCTGCGGGTCCACGAACTGGACCGGCTCGGCCGGACGGTCAAGGTGATCGAGAACTACGTCGACGGCGTGTACAGCAGCAGCCAGCCGGACGAGGACCGCATCACGGTGAACGTGTACGACAAGGCCGGCAACCTGCTGAGCGTGACCGATCCGCGCGGCGTGGTGACAAAGTACGAATACGACAAACTCGGCCGGGCGGTCCAGACGATTGCCGGGTACGGGAGCGGATTCGCGACCACCACCTACACATGCTACAACAAGGCCGGCGAGGTGCTGCGGACGATAGCCAACTACGTACCAGGCGGTAATCCCGTGCAAGACGAATGGGTGAGCCAGGGCGTGTGGCTGTTCAACCCGACCGACCACGGCACCGACAACGACGTCAACCTGATCACGGCGTTCGGCTACGACCGCGCCGGGCGGCAGACGTCGGTCGTCAACCCGGCGGGGGACACCGTGCAGTACGCCTACGACAAGGCCGGGCGGATGCTGACCGAGACCGATCCGCTGGGGGCGGAGAAGGCCCTGCGTTACGACGCGCTCGGCCGGCCGATCCTCGCCGTCGAGAACTACATCCCCATGAGTCCGGACATGCCCGACCCGCAGCCGTGGATCTGGAGCAGCGCCAACAGCCGTTGGGAGGATGGATCAGGAACCGCCATCGTCCACGGGACGGCGCTCGACGCCAACGTGATCGGCGCGATGAGCTACGACAAGGCGGGCAACCTGCTCTCGCGGCGCGATCCGCGCGGCAACCTGACGACCTACGAATACGACCGGCTCAACCGGCGGACCAAGGCGACCGACCCGGCTGGCGAGCAGTGGACGACGGCGTACGGCCTGCCGTCCGGATCGACCGGCATCACGGCGGTGGTCAACGCCTACCCCGGCCTGAACGCGGCCAACACCGCCTACAGCGTGACGCGCGAGACCGACCGCAGCGGCCGGCTGATCGGGATCGACTACGGCGACCCGGCCAGCACGCCGAAGGTCGAGCTGGCGTACAACCTCGCCGGACGGCGCACGTCGGTGATTGAACGGACGACCGGCGGGACGATCCTGCGCAAAACCGACTATACTTATGACAAGGCGCAGCGGTTGAAGACGGCCGTGTTCGACACCAACGACGACGGCACGCCCGACACCACGGTGACCTATGTGTACGACGGAGGCGGGTACCTGACCCAGATGCTGCCGGGGATCGTGAGCGGTTCGATCGACTACACCTACGACGGCAAGGGCCGCATCGCAGGCATCAATGACGTCAATGGCCAGTCATCGTCGTTTCTCTACACCAACGTCGACAGACTCAGCGTCGCTCGATGGAATGCGGGTACGGGGCGAGATGAACAGCTTTTCAAATCCGAGATGGCCTACGACCCGGCGGGACGCGTGACAACCATCCACCATCATCGGCTGATATGGGGTAACACACAAGAAACCCTCGCCCGCTTCGACTACACGGTGGACGCGCGCGGCAACCGGACGCAGGCGGTCGAGCAGCGCCAGCCCAGCGGCGGCGGATCGCTCCAGCCGCAGACGCACGTCTACACCTACGACGGCGTCGAGCGCGTGACCGGCGCGACCACCTATCCCAACGCCACGCCGACCGGCACGCCGATCCGCACCTTCGCCTACGCCTACGATCTGGCCGGCAACCGGACCAGCGCGGCGCTCAACGGCACGCCGACGAACTACAGCTACAACAACCGCAATCAGCTCACGAGCGACGGGACGCACACCTTCGGCTACGACAAGAACGGCAACCGGATCAGCGACGGCACGCTGAGCACGATCTGGGACCGCGCCGGCCGGATGCTCTCGCACGACGGGCACGGCTACGCCTACGACGGCGAAGGCCGGCGCATCGCACAGACGGCCGGCGGATCGACGACGCGCTACGTGCTGGACGTGCAGCGCGGGCTGCCGGCGGTGATCGGGGCCAAGACGGGGTCGGACGTGACGCACTACATGCACGGTCCGCTGGGGATGTTCGCCCAGCGCAACCCGGACTCCTCGTGGGATTGGATGCTGCACGACGGATTGGGGAGCGTACGCGGCGTGTTCGACGGGACGCTGCAAAGCGCGGCGGAGTACGATCCGTTTGGCGAGCCGATTGTGGCACCGGTGGGCACCGCGTACGGCTTCACCGGCGAGCTGACCGACGGCAACGGGTTGGTGTATCTGCGCGCGCGGTATCTGGCGCCGGGGCTCGGCACGTTCGCCAGTCGCGATCCGTGGCGGGGGACGGCGTCCGCGCCGCGGACGTGGAATGGCTACGCGTGGGTCGAGGGGAACGTGGTCAATCGCGTCGATCCGGGTGGGATGCAGTCGATCGGTTTCGCACCCTACTCAGGCTCTGAGCCGGATGTCGTGTATACCGTGAATACGGCATCAGGCGGATCGAGCTGCGGCAATCAGTCGAGTGTGCCGGTGCGGACCAAGGAGTCGAAGCTGGCCGAGCGAGTGTCGCAGGGGTTTGCGCGTACGCGTGGCACATTCGTGCCGTTTCAGGATCCTGGTAAACTGCCATCGCGCGAACAGTGTCCCATGTCTGCGCTCTACTCATACGGACCCTGCAAAGACTTCAGCGTATTCGACATGGTCGGTGGCGGCTCGGTATCCGGCGGCGTATTCGATGACGTGATAGGCGATGTCATCAATGTGATCCGTGTAGCCTTCGGTGCATTCGAGGCCGCGGAGGCGTCGAGTGAGCAAGATCGTAGTAGCGCACAAGAGAGTGCGGTTGAGCGGATTGCCCGAGTTCAAATATCGCAGGTCGCACCCGAGGAACGTAACGACTGTGGCGAGTACGAGTCGCCTGAATGGGAGGCGGAAAAGAATCGCCGCAAGGCTTTGCAGGATGCTGCGTGTGGAGACGCTCTGGAAAGCTGCCGGCAGCAGAATTTGGTGAAGCTTCGCGACTCGAGCGGTAACGTCTTGGAGGCGAGTGTAATGGAGTGGGCACAGCGTTACATCACTTGTGGGGAACGGCGCCGTGACGTAGATAAGTGCTACCCTGAACCGGACGAAGGGCATATGGACGCGATCCGCGATCTCAACGGTGGACTCGAGATTTGCTACAATGCCATCGACCTGATCAGAAACAAGAAGGATCCCACTAAAGCTAAGTCGTGGAAGGAACTCCTCCGATGA